In Nakamurella antarctica, the following are encoded in one genomic region:
- a CDS encoding mycothione reductase yields MRHFDLIVIGTGSGNSIVGPEFDDWDIAILEKGLFGGTCLNVGCIPTKMYVHPADLAYGAQLVGHLGVDAAVSTVHWREIRDRIFGRIDAIEAGGRDYRTSERTPNITVYTGTARFTGATTIDTGTGETITGDRIVVAAGGRPIIPNVPGLSDGAVPFHTSDTIMRINKLPTSLIIIGGGYIAAEFAHVFASFGCKITQLNRGASLLSKHDSDISATFTQLSSERYTVALNCDIQRVARTPGGGVIVETISPDGPVTYEAAMLLVATGRQPNTDVLDVAAAGLATETDGRLVVDEYQRTNVEGIFALGDISSEYALKHVANHESRVVAHNLKHPEALIASDHRFVPAAVFTHPQIAAVGMTEQQAKAAGVDYVVSRQDYGGIAAGWAREDTTGFLKLLADPTSGKLLGAHIIGPEAATVIQPLIQAMSFGQSARELARGQYWIHPALSELLENALLNLPLHAEQG; encoded by the coding sequence ATGCGCCATTTTGATTTGATCGTGATCGGCACCGGCTCGGGCAATTCCATTGTGGGCCCTGAATTTGACGATTGGGACATCGCCATTCTCGAGAAGGGTCTGTTCGGCGGCACCTGCCTGAACGTGGGTTGTATCCCTACGAAGATGTATGTCCACCCCGCCGACCTCGCCTATGGAGCTCAGTTGGTGGGGCACCTCGGTGTCGATGCTGCGGTGAGCACCGTGCACTGGAGGGAAATACGCGACCGGATCTTTGGACGCATCGATGCGATCGAAGCCGGCGGCCGCGACTACCGAACTTCGGAGCGCACCCCGAATATCACTGTGTATACCGGCACCGCGCGTTTTACGGGAGCCACCACGATTGATACCGGCACCGGCGAAACCATCACAGGCGACCGCATAGTGGTAGCCGCAGGTGGCCGACCCATCATTCCGAACGTGCCAGGTCTATCTGACGGCGCCGTGCCGTTCCACACCTCCGACACCATCATGCGCATTAATAAATTGCCCACCAGCCTCATCATCATCGGCGGCGGCTACATTGCAGCCGAATTCGCCCACGTCTTCGCCTCCTTCGGCTGCAAAATCACTCAGCTGAACCGGGGGGCGAGCCTACTGAGCAAACATGACTCTGATATCTCAGCCACGTTCACCCAGCTGTCCAGCGAGCGGTACACGGTGGCGCTTAACTGCGATATTCAACGAGTAGCGCGGACACCCGGCGGCGGTGTGATCGTGGAAACTATCAGTCCGGACGGCCCCGTAACCTACGAAGCGGCAATGCTTCTCGTTGCCACCGGACGCCAACCGAACACGGACGTTCTCGACGTGGCGGCGGCTGGCCTCGCTACGGAAACCGACGGCAGGCTCGTCGTTGATGAGTACCAGCGCACCAACGTCGAAGGCATTTTCGCCCTCGGCGACATCAGCTCGGAATACGCCCTCAAGCATGTTGCGAACCACGAGTCACGTGTAGTTGCGCACAACCTCAAGCATCCTGAGGCGCTTATTGCCTCCGACCACCGGTTCGTGCCTGCCGCCGTGTTTACCCACCCCCAGATTGCCGCCGTGGGAATGACGGAGCAACAGGCCAAGGCCGCCGGAGTCGACTACGTGGTGAGTCGTCAGGACTACGGGGGCATTGCGGCGGGCTGGGCCCGTGAGGACACCACCGGTTTCCTCAAGCTGCTCGCCGACCCGACATCGGGAAAGCTGTTGGGAGCGCACATCATCGGCCCAGAAGCGGCTACCGTCATCCAGCCCCTCATCCAAGCGATGTCCTTTGGCCAAAGCGCGCGCGAACTAGCCCGAGGACAGTATTGGATCCATCCCGCGCTGAGCGAGTTACTGGAAAACGCGCTCCTGAACCTGCCCCTGCACGCCGAGCAAGGGTAG